One Perca flavescens isolate YP-PL-M2 chromosome 5, PFLA_1.0, whole genome shotgun sequence genomic window, TGTCTTTTGTTATGTTCTCCTGTGTTTCAGAGCTCTGCCCCGATGACAAAGAGAGCACAGAGTGAGcagcaataaaaaataaaaaagaagagataCAGCAACATTTGTATTAAGCAATATGTGTAATGTagtagttttgttttgattgaattATTTACTGTACGCTATGAATGCCAGTGCATAAGTGATTCATGATTTTACatatttactttaaaaaaaaaaaaaaaaaaaaacagatggcgATATACTGAATTGCATTAAGAAAAAGATGTCAAAACCATGTCATATTTTTCAGATTAAAACTATATCATTGTTATACGCTAACTGTTTAACTCCTACGATTCcttgaaaaacagaaacaaaaatctGAAAAGAATGGCAGAAAATATTGTGCTATGCTATccaactaaataaatcaaaaatgtcACACACTGCCATACTGGTGGATAAGTCCAGCACTACTTGGACACACACTCTTTTGATCCAACCACAGCATTTCTTTAGTAAGGATTTAAATGATACTGTGTGTGCAAGTTTGAATTGTGTCTCAGAAGCAGGCTCCTCGTGTCCATGTAGTTAAGCCACCAGCCTGCTGTAATGGCTCCCCAGGCCGGTTTGAATGCTCTCCATCTTGCATGACCTGCCGCTGTCTCTCCGCCCACTGGTTCTTGTACTCTGTGTTGCTGAGCTGCTGTCTGCTTGTGCCAGGCGCTTACATCTGAGCAGTGCCGCCACCTGCTTCTGGCACTGAGAGGAGGCAAAGTAATAGAGGACTGGATCCAGACAGGCGCTGAGGCTGCCAACACACATGGAGAGCAGGTACGCCTGGTAGGAACTGTCACTGGACTTGTGAGACAGCTGAACATAGTGAACCATCAGGATGATGTTGGTGGGGGTGAAGCAGACCACAAACACCACCAGCACGATCACAGCCATCACCACAGCTCGAGTCTTCCTGGAGCGGTTCTCCACGTTGGCTGCTGCCAGAGCCTGAATAATACGTACATAACAGACGGCAGTGAAGACAAGAGGGATGAAGAAGAAGACGGAGGAGTAGATGGGGAAGAAGTAAAGATAGTACGCTTGTAGTTTATCCACATCCTGCACATCATGGCAGGTGGTGATGCCCAGGTCTGGCAAATAGATGGTTTGCCCTGAGATGAGGAGAGGGGATACTCCTCCGAGGGCCAACAGCCACATGGCGGCACACACAGCTGAAGCTGTCTGAGGGCTGCGCCACGTCAGCGAGTTCATGGGGTAAACCACAGCCAGGAAACGGTCAATGCTGATACACGTCATGAGCAGGACAGAGCAATACATGTTGCAGTAGAAAGCTGCTGTGACAACTCTGCACATGAAGGAGCCATAGATCCAGTTGTTGCCATTGTAATGGTAGGCGATCTTGAAGGGAAGGAGAAGGCCAAACAGCAGGTCAGCGCAGGCCAGGTTCAGCATGTAGATCACCGCCGGTTTTCTGGGACGGACGGGATGCACAAacatcaccatggcaacaaggTTGAGGGGCACactgatgatgaagatgagcGTGTAAACGGTCGGGACAAACCTTGTTGCCACGTGACCCTGGAGAAAACCTTTAGTGTCCTCGGAGACAAAATAATGCTTCTGGGGATGGCGGCGTGGGCCGTGTGTTTTCACCGCATCCTGCTCCGACCCTGAGCCAGACCCATCGCCGTCTCTCAAACTGTCCAACACAGGCAGGTCAATGTAGTCAAAAGGCTCATCAGTGACTGTTACAAAGTGAGCAGAGAAAGTCCGCAGGAAGGGCACTGAGCCTGACACAGGGAAACAGAGCAGAATATGTCAGTAGTGTTCAAAGTTTCTTTCTTGTGAcacattttttgtaaattgGCTCCATTAGTGCATATACAGCACACGGTTAGCCACACATTTTAAGTGGTAAGGTTGCTAAATTTTCACTAACCCTTACATCTGGTTGAATCTAGCCATGCACATTTGTTTTGTTCACATGTATATGTGAAAGGTCTCCGTTACTTGGGATAATCAGCACATACATTAGTGtatacagtttgtttttgtaatttgggtaacctgtctctttaaaagaaatacaggATGAAGCACTACACATATTTTAACATGATAGGTTGGTACAGTTATAGGAGGTATTTTAGTATCAGTCATCTTCCCAGCTAGCAGAGCGATGCCCAGGAGGCTTAGAgcgagatttgtttttttaactggtGACCCGTTCATAATCTTCCCCAACCAGTGGTattggaagaagtatttagatactgtataataaaagtagtaataccacattataaaaatactccattacaagtaaaagtcctggcTTCAAAATATTACTTATAAAGTATTAGTCTTTAACTACTTCATATAGTTGCTTAGCAGAGCCGGCCCTAGCCATTGAGCAATATGAGCAGTTTCTTAGGGCCTGgtctaaaaatatattttttaatatatatatatatatatatatatatatatatatatatatatatatatatatatattttatatattttagtttttaaacaaGAGACAATAACAAAATTCAAATTCCAAAACAAAAATTGACATTTCGTGCCATTTTTGCCAACAAATAGTGACAAAGCAATAAGCTCAGAGACGGGCTGAAACGACAAGTTAGGTAGGCTAATTGAGTAATTTACTGTCCCCTATAAAACTTTAGTCTTCACATGCTTGTTTGTACATGATGTATACTTAAACTAAGAATTACAAAATACACAGGTTGGTTCGGTGCCAAGtggcaacatgttacaatgAGGGGGGCTGCCAAACCAAATCccgcttagggcccccaaaaggctAGGGCCAGCCCTGTTGGTTAGTCTCGATATGAATCATGTTACAAGCTAATCTTAACCTGCAAAATAATGTATCTAATAAATGTTCTGTGTAGTGGAGTACTGTAGATGTATTAAATAGCATAAAATTGAAATACTCAAAATAAGCCAACCTCCAAATTGTAATTAGTACGCCTATTACTCGAGTAAATTAATGGAGTTATTTTCCACTAAGGTCCATGGCCTATAACTTATTTGGAAATCATTTAAAGTTCTAAAacaaatcatggttgaaataaatgattacaGCTTCGGTCATTAATTAGTTCAGGCATGTTGGAAAGGTGAACGCAGAATCATTCCTACATTTCCATTTGTAAAACCCAGCTGAGAGTACCAGCCTGTACTATCTGTAGTCACATAAAATTACACAATCAGTTATGAACTATTGCAGTTTTATACAGTTTATGGTTCAGAAAGCAACTTACCATTTTGGGAGTTGAGTGCTGAGCTCTGTAGAGAAAACAATACAAGCAGCCCTATAGACAGGTGAACCATGGCTTCACTGTATATCCTCCAAATATTTTACACTTACAAATGGGTGGAAATTATCGGTTTGCCTGTTACTGAAGGGTTTTCTGCCAGCAGCATCAAACGCGTTTTTACAGTGCAGAGTGGATATATACTCCGCCTCCCCCTCACTGCACATCTCCTCCCCATTACAGAGACGTGTGTACCAGTGACCTTAATctccagaaaaaaatatttgtccTAAATGAAGTGGAAGATTGGCAGATGTTACAGCTGAGAaagtttaataataaaatactgatAAGGCTCTACAATAATTGTAGACGTGTAATTTATTATGcactttgttttaaacattagaAATCACTTATAAACTGaccatattaaaaatatatcagttTTAGCTCTTACAATgttttatgatgttttattaattaaaacatctttctttacatgctttaattaaAGGCACAGGTAAATACAGTATTTCATATAGCTATGCAGGGCAGTGGAAAGTTGCTCCACAGTTCCATTTCTATACTAATAGACTGTTGTTTCAACATACAAGGTAACCATAACAGTGTTTCTGAGCTTTAACATACAAAAACATGAATATCATTATGATTTCATccttaaaaatacattacatttacaatcACCACGTGGAAAAATACAGAACGGATACATTAAGTTGGACAATATCATTTCATTTTGGTGTGATCCATCAAATTATAAATCAGGTGACACAAAACACTGTTGCTAATGGTTTTTCTCTAAATTAATTTGGTTCAACAAACTCAGTACTGTCAGAAGGCACAATCAGTTTCCCCTTCATTCCCTGTtgctccaccccccccccttgtTCTTTACTTTCTCATTTTCCATAGAATTTTTTGTTTAGGAGGAAGATGAGCAAATTGACGTTGACTTTGGCTTTGTCAAACATCTTCATGACGGCCACGCCTTCGTACTGCAGCTGAAGGAGGTCCTGGACACAGAACACAAATACATGCAATGAGAACGCAAGCATGCACGTTTTGCAATTTTTGGCCCCGACTTTACAGCCTGGTCAATTCTGTACACACCTTTATTCATAcactatgtactgtatatctaatGTGTGTTCAATATtgatacatactgtaaatacatacatacgGAGACCCCACTATAACAAATGTGTTCACTACTGTAGTCtttatgtttgttttggttCTGTGTTATTTCCTGCTAGTAGTCCGATGACAGGAAAAGGACATTTAACAATCTGTCATCAAGGTTTAGTGTTGACTAGTGAGCTGCTTTATTTCAGGATATTGCGACACACTTGGGAAATGTTTACCTGAAAATGAAGCTGGACTTTTTCCATCTCAACTCCCATAAACTTGGCCTTCACCTCAAAATCCCCAACTTCCTCAGAGGGTGAAATGTCAAACATGACATTTTTGAACCTGAAAGAGTGAGACAATAACATGAGATGAATGACAAAAACCATGCTCATCATTTTTACAGTTTCTTTTGTCTCATTATTgcagaaatacaaaaacaaaaagattggTGGTTGTCAGCATTTCCACAGTAATTGGAGGAACTGTCAATAGGACTGAAATCTGCTTACATTTGGtagatttagtttagtttattaaggatccccattagctgacgccttgacgaccagctagtcttcctggggtccaacacCACATTTAGTCAAACAATATTGAAACATTTCATAACATATTGCTAGATGGATTTGATGTGTCGGTTTGTAGTAAATAAGTcataacatttttacatttaatcCCTTTCTTTATACATTATTTTGATCAAATTTATATACACTGgttttaagaaaaagaaatatgatAAGAATAACAAATATGTTCTAAATATGTTTGTATTGTACTTAAGTTGAGGACCTCCTTGACAACGAGATGGGTTCATCTCAAGGGCTTattcacaataaaaaataaagcaacaatAACAGATGAGGGACAAAGACAGAGGTCATCTCACTAAACAATGCCTACAATAATATTTCCACAAAAAGAAAGCTGA contains:
- the f2r gene encoding proteinase-activated receptor 1 codes for the protein MVHLSIGLLVLFSLQSSALNSQNGSVPFLRTFSAHFVTVTDEPFDYIDLPVLDSLRDGDGSGSGSEQDAVKTHGPRRHPQKHYFVSEDTKGFLQGHVATRFVPTVYTLIFIISVPLNLVAMVMFVHPVRPRKPAVIYMLNLACADLLFGLLLPFKIAYHYNGNNWIYGSFMCRVVTAAFYCNMYCSVLLMTCISIDRFLAVVYPMNSLTWRSPQTASAVCAAMWLLALGGVSPLLISGQTIYLPDLGITTCHDVQDVDKLQAYYLYFFPIYSSVFFFIPLVFTAVCYVRIIQALAAANVENRSRKTRAVVMAVIVLVVFVVCFTPTNIILMVHYVQLSHKSSDSSYQAYLLSMCVGSLSACLDPVLYYFASSQCQKQVAALLRCKRLAQADSSSATQSTRTSGRRDSGRSCKMESIQTGLGSHYSRLVA